One Solanum lycopersicum chromosome 2, SLM_r2.1 genomic region harbors:
- the CYP735A1 gene encoding cytokinin hydroxylase-like yields MSMMAVLLLICIILMSLKIAYETLSFYYLIPRRITKIMKKQGVCGPRPRFLVGNIFDMTSLVSKSTSNDMDSIHHDIVARLLPHYVAWSKIYGKRFIFWNGTEPRMCLSEADLIKELFSKYSSVSGKSWLQQQGSKHFIGRGLLMANGDDWYHQRHIVAPAFIGDKLKSYAGYMVECTSGLLRSLENAVKSGQMEFEMGEYMTRLTAEIISRTEFDSSYEKGKQIFHLLTILQKKCAQASRHLCFPGSRFFPSKYNRDIKTLKIEVETLLMEIIQSRKDGVEIGRSSSYGNDLLGMLLNEMQKKRSSNGFSLNLQLIMDECKTFFFAGHETTALLLTWTVMLLASNPSWQDKVRQEINQVCKGDSPTVDHLPKLTLLSMIINESLRLYPPATVLPRMAFEDFKLGDLNIPKGLSIWIPVLAIHHSEEIWGKDANEFRPDRFASKPFTAGRNFLPFAAGPRNCVGQSFALMEAKIILAMLISKFRFTISENYRHAPVIVLTIKPKYGVQVKLTPLTT; encoded by the exons ATGAGTATGATGGCGGTGCTACTTTTGATTTGCATCATTTTGATGTCACTAAAAATTGCCTATGAAACTCTCTCATTTTACTATTTGATTCCCAGACGTATCactaaaattatgaaaaaacaaGGTGTGTGTGGTCCTAGACCTCGATTTCTTGTTGGAAATATCTTTGATATGACTTCTCTTGTCTCCAAATCAACCTCAAATGACATGGATTCTATTCACCATGATATCGTCGCTCGCCTTTTGCCCCATTACGTCGCTTGGTCTAAGATTTATG GGAAACGATTCATTTTTTGGAACGGGACAGAGCCGAGAATGTGTTTATCAGAAGCAGATTTAATCAAAGAACTTTTTTCAAAGTATAGCAGTGTTTCTGGAAAATCATGGTTACAACAACAAGGTTCTAAACATTTTATCGGGCGCGGACTTTTGATGGCTAACGGCGACGATTGGTACCATCAACGCCACATTGTTGCTCCTGCTTTCATCGGAGATAAATTAAAg AGTTATGCGGGATATATGGTGGAATGTACTAGTGGGTTGCTCCGATCACTCGAAAATGCGGTCAAATCAGGTCAAATGGAGTTCGAGATGGGAGAGTACATGACTCGACTCACTGCTGAAATAATTTCGAGAACAGAGTTTGATAGTAGCTATGAGAAGGGAAAACAAATATTCCATTTATTAACTATTCTACAGAAAAAGTGCGCGCAAGCTAGTCGACACTTGTGCTTTCCTGGAAGCAG atTTTTTCCGAGTAAATATAACAGAGACataaagacattaaaaataGAAGTGGAGACGCTACTAATGGAAATAATACAAAGTCGAAAAGATGGTGTAGAAATTGGGCGAAGCAGTTCGTATGGGAATGATTTATTAGGAATGTTACTAAATGAGATGCAAAAGAAAAGATCAAGCAATGGATTCAGCTTGAATTTGCAGCTTATTATGGATGAATgcaaaacttttttctttgcTGGACATGAAACCACTGCCCTTTTGTTAACTTGGACGGTTATGTTGTTAGCAAGTAATCCCTCTTGGCAGGATAAAGTTCGTCAAGAAATTAACCAAGTTTGCAAAGGAGATTCACCTACTGTTGATCACCTTCCAAAACTTACCTTG ttGAGTATGATAATCAACGAGTCGTTACGACTATATCCACCAGCGACTGTACTTCCAAGAATGGCATTTGAGGATTTCAAATTAGGTGATCTTAATATACCCAAAGGATTATCAATATGGATTCCAGTACTTGCCATACATCACAGTGAAGAAATTTGGGGAAAAGATGCAAATGAATTTAGGCCTGATCGTTTTGCCTCTAAGCCCTTTACTGCCGGACGGAATTTTCTTCCGTTCGCCGCCGGTCCTCGGAATTGTGTTGGACAATCATTTGCCCTAATGGAAGCTAAGATTATATTAGCAATGTTAATATCGAAATTTCGATTCACTATTTCAGAGAATTATCGTCATGCACCTGTAATTGTCCTCACTATTAAGCCTAAATATGGAGTTCAAGTCAAATTAACACCTTTGACTACTTag
- the CYP735A2 gene encoding cytokinin hydroxylase-like: MAMVVMLFLICILLMSLKIVYETLLSYYLIPKRITKIMEKQGVRGPKPRFLVGNILDMASLVSESTSNDMDSIHHDIVARLLPHYVAWSKIYGKRFIFWNGTEPRMCLSEADLIKELFSKYNSVSGKSWLQQQGSKHFIGRGLLMANGDDWYHQRHIVAPAFIGEKLKSYAGYMVECTSGMLRSLGNAVKSGQVEFEMGEYMARLTAEIISRTEFDSSYAKGKQIFHLLTILQQKCAQASRHLCFPGSRFFPSKYNRDIKTLKIEVETLLMEIIQSRKDGVEIGRSSSYGNDLLGMLLNEMQKKRSSNGFSLNLQLIMDECKTFFFAGHETTALLLTWTVMLLASNPSWQDKVRQEINQVCKGDSPTVDHLPKLTLLSMIINESLRLYPPATVLPRMAFEDFKLGDLNIPKGLSIWIPVLAIHHSEEIWGKDANEFRPDRFASKPFSAGRNFLPFAAGPRNCVGQSFALMEAKIILAMLISKFRFTISENYRHAPVIVLTIKPKYGVQVKLTPLTT, from the exons ATGGCTATGGTTGTAATGCTATTTTTGATTTGCATCCTTTTGATGTCACTGAAAATTGTCTATGAAACTCTTTTAAGTTACTATTTGATTCCCAAACGTATCACTAAAATCATGGAAAAACAAGGTGTGCGAGGTCCTAAACCTCGATTTCTTGTTGGAAATATCTTGGATATGGCTTCTCTCGTCTCCgaatcaacttcaaatgacatgGATTCGATTCACCATGACATCGTCGCTCGCCTTTTGCCCCATTATGTTGCTTGGTCTAAGATTTATG GGAAACGATTCATTTTTTGGAACGGGACAGAACCGAGAATGTGCTTATCAGAAGCAGATTTAATCAAAGAGCTTTTTTCAAAGTACAACAGTGTTTCTGGAAAATCTTGGCTACAACAGCAAGGTTCTAAACATTTCATCGGGCGCGGACTTTTGATGGCCAACGGTGACGATTGGTACCATCAACGCCACATTGTTGCTCCAGCTTTCATCGGAGAAAAACTAAAG AGTTATGCGGGATATATGGTGGAATGTACGAGTGGGATGCTGCGATCACTAGGAAATGCGGTTAAATCAGGCCAAGTGGAGTTCGAGATGGGAGAGTACATGGCTCGACTCACCGCTGAAATAATTTCGAGAACAGAGTTTGACAGTAGCTATGCAAAGGGAAAACAAATATTCCATTTATTAACTATTTTACAGCAAAAGTGTGCACAAGCTAGCCGGCACCTGTGCTTTCCCGGAAGCAG GTTTTTTCCAAGTAAATATAACAGAGACataaagacattaaaaataGAAGTGGAGACGCTACTAATGGAAATAATACAAAGTCGAAAAGATGGTGTAGAAATTGGGCGAAGCAGTTCGTATGGGAATGATTTATTAGGAATGTTACTTAATGAGATGCAAAAGAAAAGATCAAGCAATGGATTCAGCTTGAATTTGCAGCTTATTATGGATGAATGCAAGACTTTTTTCTTTGCTGGACATGAAACCACTGCCCTTTTGTTAACTTGGACGGTTATGTTGTTAGCGAGTAATCCCTCTTGGCAGGATAAAGTTCGTCAAGAAATTAACCAAGTTTGCAAAGGAGATTCACCTACTGTTGATCACCTTCCAAAACTTACCTTG tTGAGTATGATAATCAACGAGTCGTTACGACTATATCCACCAGCGACTGTACTACCAAGAATGGCATTTGAGGATTTCAAATTAGGTGATCTTAATATACCCAAAGGATTATCAATATGGATTCCAGTACTTGCCATACATCACAGTGAAGAAATTTGGGGAAAAGATGCAAATGAATTTAGGCCTGATCGTTTTGCCTCTAAGCCCTTTTCTGCTGGACGGAATTTTCTTCCGTTCGCCGCCGGTCCTCGGAATTGTGTTGGACAATCATTTGCCCTAATGGAAGCTAAGATTATATTAGCAATGTTAATATCGAAATTTCGATTCACTATTTCAGAGAATTATCGTCATGCACCTGTAATTGTCCTCACTATTAAGCCTAAATATGGGGTTCAAGTCAAATTAACACCTTTGACTACTTag